The following coding sequences are from one Musa acuminata AAA Group cultivar baxijiao chromosome BXJ1-6, Cavendish_Baxijiao_AAA, whole genome shotgun sequence window:
- the LOC103989880 gene encoding protein LOL2-like, protein MLMYANGATSVRCSCCDTMNMTGSANQVAHLNCVQCHPILLYPYGAPCVKCAICNCITNAGMHNMRFPNHVAHRPNEPTPVPPSTSVQSSRASNMTVVVENPMSVNENGKLVSNVVVGVTTGKK, encoded by the exons atgttgatgtatgcaaatggtgCGACAAGTGTAAGGTGTTCCTGTTGTGACACCATGAATATGACAGGATCAG CAAATCAGGTTGCTCATCTGAACTGTGTCCAATGTCATCCGATTCTGCTGTACCCTTATGGAGCACCATGTGTCAAATGCGCAATTTGCAACTGCATTACAAATGCTGGG ATGCATAATATGAGATTTCCAAACCATGTTGCTCACAGGCCTAATGAACCTACCCCTGTTCCTCCATCAACTTCAGTT CAATCTTCCCGAGCTTCAAACATGACCGTAGTTGTTGAGAACCCAATGTCAGTGAATGAAAATGGCAAACTG GTGAGCAATGTTGTGGTTGGAGTTACCACCGGGAAAAAATGA
- the LOC103989567 gene encoding cadmium-induced protein AS8 has translation MGHRRRPARLCSCHISEVGSKNRDLHGDRNLLLMIIKGLFRRYQRWNPVHPTVGTFWGMGIGIGCGVGWGPGFGPEVIGYVGAGCGAGFSVGITLVGIGIGLPQDGLTQIAYNAFTTKTGSLDSARSYALTTMKSVAEDSLNYTAPHISFLRKETSWRLSRLKSNICVQRAGLNNLNTAVSKHIQSTLECLEAFKDNFWPPGKAT, from the exons ATGGGGCACCGCCGGCGTCCTGCTCGGCTCTGCAGCTGTCACATCTCCGAAGTCGGATCCAAGAACAGAGATCTCCATGGTGATCGAAATCTA CTACTAATGATAATAAAAGGACTCTTTAGAAGATACCAGAGATGGAATCCCGTGCACCCTACTGTCGGCACCTTTTGGGGCATGGGGATAGGTATTGGGTGCGGTGTAGGTTGGGGTCCTGGCTTTGGTCCTGAGGTCATTGGATATGTTGGAGCAGGCTGTGGTGCAGGATTCAGTGTTGGTATTACACTGGTTGGCATTGGCATTGGCCTTCCACAAGATGGCCTTACCCAAATCGCATACAATG CTTTTACAACAAAAACTGGTTCTTTGGATTCTGCAAGATCTTATGCACTTACAACCATGAAGAGTGTTGCTGAGGACAGTTTAAACTACACTGCACCTCATATATCCTTCTTGAGGAAAGAAACAAGTTGGAGGCTCTCAAGGCTTAAGTCAAACATTTGTGTACAGAGAGCTGGGTTGAATAATCTGAACACTGCTGTATCAAAGCATATTCAGTCTACTTTGGAATGTTTAGAAGCCTTCAAAGATAATTTCTGGCCACCTGGGAAAGCTACATAG
- the LOC103989565 gene encoding patatin-like protein 3 has protein sequence MAFVDSDKLSYEIFSILESKFLFGLDDHNKLLFPSSSSPSSTDSPRTPAGAAGRVRILSIDGGGSPSDAFLAAAALARLESSLRRHSGDPSATVTEMFDVAAGSGAGGVLAAMLFTRGHDGRPLFSAADALQVLLAESRRRGDRGFASKRGFLRGVFRRPGGFLRRIFGDATLRDTIKPLLIPCYDLATGAPFLFSRADAVEADGYDFRVWEVCAATCADAGAAAVELRSVDGRTRVAAAGGGVAMANPAAAAMTHVLHNKQEFPFVAGVEDLMVVSLAASAVAPSAAGTAGLVRIAGEGVADMVDQAVAMAFGDCRRSNYVRIQANGFMCGNCTPRMANPKNLMEAAEDIMSQRNVESLLFRGKKVSGETNAEKLDRFSGALIKEEERRKKSPIPTVVVKQVMTPRTSSATNITTATTVTTTTTTSTTTTSTSPDH, from the exons ATGGCGTTTGTGGACTCCGACAAGCTCAGCTACGAGATCTTCTCCATCCTGGAGAGCAAGTTTCTCTTCGGCCTCGACGACCACAACAAGCTCCTCTTCCCCTCCTCATCTTCCCCCTCCTCCACTGATTCACCCCGGACCCCCGCGGGTGCCGCAGGAAGGGTCCGGATTTTGTCCATCGATGGTGGAGGCAGCCCCTCCGACGCATTCCTCGCCGCGGCCGCCCTCGCCCGGCTCGAATCTTCCCTCCGCCGCCACTCCGGTGACCCATCCGCCACCGTCACCGAAATGTTCGACGTCGCCGCTGGGTCTGGTGCCGGCGGCGTCCTCGCCGCGATGCTCTTCACCAGGGGTCACGACGGCCGCCCCCTATTCTCTGCCGCCGACGCGCTGCAGGTCCTCCTCGCCGAGAGCCGCCGCCGGGGCGACCGGGGTTTCGCTTCCAAGAGGGGCTTCCTCCGTGGGGTGTTCCGGCGACCGGGGGGTTTTCTCCGGCGGATCTTCGGCGACGCGACGCTGAGGGACACCATCAAGCCGTTGCTGATACCGTGCTACGACCTCGCGACGGGTGCGCCGTTCCTCTTCTCGCGGGCGGACGCCGTGGAGGCCGATGGGTACGACTTCCGGGTGTGGGAGGTGTGCGCCGCCACGTGCGCCGACGCGGGAGCCGCGGCGGTGGAGCTGCGGTCGGTCGACGGGCGGACGCGAGTCGCCGCGGCGGGCGGTGGAGTGGCGATGGCGAACCCCGCTGCGGCGGCCATGACGCACGTGCTGCACAACAAGCAAGAGTTCCCCTTCGTCGCCGGAGTGGAGGACCTCATGGTGGTCTCCCTCGCAGCCTCCGCCGTGGCTCCCTCCGCAGCGGGGACCGCAGGGCTCGTCAGGATCGCCGGCGAGGGCGTCGCCGACATG GTGGATCAAGCGGTGGCAATGGCATTTGGAGACTGCAGAAGAAGCAATTATGTACGCATCCAG GCTAATGGATTCATGTGTGGAAACTGCACGCCAAGGATGGCGAATCCGAAGAACCTGATGGAAGCAGCAGAGGACATCATGTCACAGAGAAACGTGGAGTCGCTGCTCTTCCGAGGGAAGAAGGTCTCCGGTGAGACCAATGCCGAGAAGCTCGACCGGTTCTCGGGCGCGCTCatcaaggaggaggagaggaggaagaagagcccGATTCCGACGGTGGTAGTAAAGCAAGTGATGACCCCGAGGACGTCGTCAGCGACTAACATCACCACCGCCACCActgtcaccaccaccaccaccacgtcGACGACGACCACATCCACTTCTCCGGACCATTAG
- the LOC103989568 gene encoding NAC domain-containing protein 21/22, whose amino-acid sequence MSMLSMVEAELPPGFRFHPRDDELICDYLAVKLAGDGGRGSFHGSAVMVDVDLNKCEPWDLPATACVGGKEWYFFSHRDRKYATGQRTNRATVSGYWKATGKDRPVARKGLLVGMRKTLVFHQGRAPKGKKTDWVMHEYRMEGSDATPKSPFKEDWVLCRVLYKSRRISTKPTMETSHDDSGSQSLPALMDNYITFDQTPLNLEGFEQVPCFSSPTPHLPSVERGMPLTKCLIQRGGLPELSAGLNQLTGDRKVSRTILNHLAKVEGDPKREMVPNLAEGGLGGYLTHSGLPSTWNPS is encoded by the exons ATGAGCATGTTGAGCATGGTGGAGGCAGAGCTGCCTCCGGGCTTCAGGTTCCACCCGAGGGACGACGAGCTCATCTGCGATTACCTCGCGGTGAAGCTCGCCGGAGACGGCGGCCGCGGTAGCTTCCATGGCAGTGCTGTGATGGTGGATGTTGATCTCAACAAGTGCGAACCATGGGATCTTCCTG CTACTGCATGTGTTGGGGGAAaggagtggtacttcttcagccaTCGAGATCGGAAATACGCAACCGGGCAGCGGACCAACAGGGCCACCGTGTCAGGCTACTGGAAGGCCACCGGGAAGGACAGGCCGGTGGCCCGAAAGGGGTTGCTGGTTGGGATGAGGAAGACTTTGGTGTTCCATCAAGGAAGAGCTCCCAAGGGGAAGAAGACAGATTGGGTGATGCATGAATACCGCATGGAAGGATCTGATGCCACTCCAAAATCACCCTTCAAG GAAGATTGGGTCCTTTGCAGAGTCCTCTACAAGAGCAGAAGGATCTCCACCAAGCCAACCATGGAGACAAGCCATGATGACTCAGGCTCCCAATCTCTCCCAGCCCTCATGGACAACTACATCACCTTTGACCAAACCCCACTCAACTTGGAGGGGTTTGAGCAGGTGCCCTGCTTCTCCAGCCCAACACCACACCTGCCCTCAGTGGAAAGGGGAATGCCTCTAACAAAATGCTTGATTCAAAGAGGTGGCTTGCCTGAGTTGAGCGCTGGATTGAACCAGCTCACTGGTGACAGAAAGGTCTCAAGAACAATTCTGAACCACCTTGCCAAGGTTGAGGGTGATCCAAAGAGAGAGATGGTGCCAAATTTAGCTGAAGGGGGTCTGGGGGGTTACTTAACACACAGTGGTCTGCCATCAACTTGGAACCCTTCTTGA